The genomic DNA CATTGGTTCAAGCCTATCAAAACATAAATGGACAAGAATTAGCGGCAGCTATGTATGATGTCAAACCATTTGTAGAGCGTTTTCCTCAGCAAGTTCGCCGCTATCTTGAAAAAGAATTAGGACCGATTTCGGCGTTTATGCCAAAGTCGCATCAACATGAAAGTGAGGAGCAGCAATGAAACCCTATAAAGCTTATTTGATTGATCTTGACGGAACGGTTTATAAAGGGACGGAACCCATTAATGAAGCGATAGATTTTGTAAAGACATTACATGAACGTGGTGAAACGTATTTATTTGTAACGAACAATGCAACGCGAACTAAAGAACAAGTCAGTGAAAAATTGGTGAACATGGGGGCCCCGGCTACACCTGACCAAGTGTTGACAACGAGTATGGCTGCAGCGCAGTATATTCAGACACGGACACCAGGAGCTTCTGTCTATTTTATCGGCGAAGCCGGTTTGGAAACGGCATTAATAGATGCGGGGCTATCGTTTGAGGAAGATGTGCCTGATTACGTTGTTATTGGGCTTGACCGGCATGTCAATTATGAGAAGTTAGCGAAAGCAAGTTTGGCCGTTAGAAATGGGGCGACCTTTATATCAACGAACCCTGATGAAGTCATATTAACTGAACGAGGATTTTTACCGGGGAATGGTGCGATCACGTCTGTTGTTTCGTCAGCAACGCATACGGATCCGATCTTTATAGGTAAACCAGAAGCAATCATCGTTGAGCAAGCCTTGGAGAAACTAGGGGTGGCCAAGAATGAAGCGATTATGATCGGCGATAACTATCACACAGATATTCTTGCGGGAATCAATGCCGGTGTCGATACATTGATGCTTCATACGGGTGTCACCACCCGCGAAGAACTCACCAATGTCGAGGAACAACCGTCTTATGTTATGGATTCCTTAAGTGAATGGCTGTTCTGAACTTAATCTTCTTGTTGTCCATGAGCTAACCGGCTGGATGCTGCGGCAGCAATTGCTCCAACGATATCATCTAAGAAGGTATGACATTCTCCTGTTGATTTGTCATTGAGTTTTTTTAATATGCCTGGTTTTAATTTATCTATATAGCCATAATTAGTAAATCCTATGGACCCATATACGTTGACGATTGAGAAGGCGATAATTTCATCAACACCGTACAATCCTTCGTCACGTTTTAGCATGTCTTGTAAGGGTTCTTCAAGACCGCCTTGTTCAGTGAGGCGGTCGATTTGTATGCCTGTTAAAATGGCATTGCCGACTTCCCGTTTGGCTAGCACCGCTTCTACATTCTCCAAGCATGTTTCATACGTTAGACCGTCATGATAGTCTTTCTGCAGAAAATAAACCAATTCTGCTAAATCATTGTTGGTCACACCGCGTTCATTGAGCCACTTTGTTGCCGTCTCATGAACGATATCTCCCATTTATTATCCCTCCAATGCTTAATTTGTCCACTATAATACACGAAGTTAAAGATAAAATCATCCTATTAGACCATTTTTTTCACATGGGATAGATTATGATTGAGATGAAGGATTTATGCATGAAGGATGTGGCCGAAACATCATGACGACTCCCTGTCTGACATACATTGATCATAGGATGTTTTGACGGGAGGAGAGTCCTATGATTCAGGAGGAATTGATGAAGCATTTTGGTCTATCAGGTCAAGTACGTCCAGTGAAGGGCGGTGCCTGGATTCACACCGGTGATCAGTCGTTTTATTTGCTCCCGGTGGGTGCGCTGTATCATGAAGATGTTCGGGAACTATCTCAACTAACTGACGCTTTAGCTGAATGGATGCCTGAGGTCGCACGTGTGCGATTAACTTTGACGGGTGAGCCGACAGCTGAGATTCATGGGCATGATAGTGTTCTTTTGGCCTATCCCAATAAGGCGAATTTTCGGACGGACTCACTTACAACCGGAGGGCGGCTGGGAAGACTTCATCAGCTCAGCAGGCAGTATTCCTTTAATAAGAATAACCGAACATCATATTTGCAGTGGTCAGATCTATGGACAGATCGGATCGAACAACTAGAAATGAATGTTCAGTCTGTAGAAGAGACAAGGCGCGCCGATCGCCGCGGGTTCGAACAACATTTAATAGATGTGTTTCCCTATATTCAAGGATTAGCCGACAATGCGATTCAATATGCCTTTGATACGCAAACAGATCAGTTTATTAAAGTGCCACCAGCTATCACTCATTATCGATTTTATGAAGGATTATGGGAAGATGATGAAGCTACTGTGCTTTCACCCACGCATTGGTTAGTTGATCATCCGGCGAGGGATGTGGCGGAATGGATTCGAGCCCATGCCTGGGAATATGGTGATACGGAAGACATTAAACAGTTCATTTATGATTATCAAAAGGAGATGCCGATAGATGAAACGTTCCATGAGATGGTCTTTGCTCGATTGTTATTTCCGCTACCCATGATAGAGATCGCGGAATCCTTTTTTGAACAGGACTATCGTGATCCGGACGATCACCGTATCATACAACAATGGCGTCGAAATAAAGACCGATGTCGACAATATGAAGCCTACTTAAAATGGTATGCGGAACTCTATTTAAATGGCCGAGTGCCTCACTGGCTACAAAAGGTTGAAGACTGAATTTTTGTGAAGATATGAACGATTTGTTATTCTTATAGAAAAATGAGCAAAGGATGTTGAAAGAATGGGGAAGCCTAATGTTTATGTGACACGCCAGTTACCAGAGGATATTATTGGACCATTGCGGGAAACGGCTCATGTCCGGATGTGGGATAAAGAATATGAACCGGTTCCCCGGGATGTATTGCTTGAAGAATCCCGGAAAGCAGATGGTCTTTTAACCATGTTATCAGATGCTATTGATGAGGCATTATTAACTCAAAGTCCCCATTTAAAAGTGGTAGTCAATTTGGCGGTCGGCTATGACAATATTGATGTGGATGCTGCCCAAAAGAGGGAGATCATGACTTGTCATACCCCGGATGTGTTGACGGAAACAACGGCTGATCTGGCCTTTTCGTTGCTAATGGCTACGGCAAGAAGGATTCCGGAAGCGGTCGATTATGTCAGGAATGATCAATGGAAGAATTGGGGGCCATTCTTAATGGCTGGTCAAGACATTCATCACCGGAATCTAGGAATTGTCGGCATGGGCCGTATCGGTGAAGCGGTAGCCAAGCGTGCACGCGGGTTTGATATGAATGTTCTTTATTATAATCGCAGCCGTAAACCCGAGGCTGAAGACCGTTATCAAGCGAGCTATTGTTCGTTTTATGAACTATTAAAACAATCGGATTATGTTCTATGTCTTACGCCGCTTACTCCGGAGACGAAGCATTTATTCAATGCGGAAGCTTTCCAGTTGATGAAAAACGAGGCGTTTTTTATTAATGTGTCACGTGGTGCTGTAGTTGATGAAACGGCGTTAATTCATGCGCTTCGGAATCAGGACATCGCGGGTGCAGGGCTCGATGTTTTTGCAGATGAACCCATTAACGCAAGCCACCCATTATTGGCCTTTAATCAAGTTGTCGCTTTACCCCATATAGGCAGTGCCAGCGTGGATACACGGAGGGAAATGGTTGCCTTGGCACGTGACAATTTACAGGCTGTTTTACAAGGAAAGGCACCACTCACGCCAATTGCAAAATGAACTCATATGGCCATAAAAAAAACCACTGGTTGACGTCAACCAGTGGTTTAGCATATCTTATTTAGAAAACCTGTTCTAGTTCTCTAACTCCAGGAACCTCTTCAAGTAAAGCTCGTTCAATACCGGCCTTTAACGTAATGGTTGAACTTGGGCAGCTACCGCAAGCTCCCATTAGACGAACGCGAACAACGCCTTCGTCAACATTAACCAATTCAACGTCACCACCATCACGCAAGAGAAATGGGCGAAGTTTTTCTAAAACATCTTCGACTTGTTCATGCATGTGTTAATAGCCCCTTTCGTATAATCTTAAGATATCCGTTTATTCCGCTATAAATGAGTCTGTGTATGTCTACATCTTAAACGCTTATTTTTTTATTTCCTTAAGTATTATTGTAAAATAGATATAGGTTTTAGGCAAGTTTTTTGATGGGGGAATGTCCTGTGCCACAGACATCTTTAGTATTAACGGTTTATGGAGCTGATAAGCCGTGTCCGAGTTGCTTGCATGCACCATCTTCTAAGGAAACGATGGAGTGGGTGGAAGCGGCTGTACTTCGTAAATTTGCCGGTTCCGATATAGCGGTTCGTTATGTTGATATTAATCATTCGGAGATGACAACTGAAGAGGATCAGCATTTTTCCGAGCACATTCAAGCTGAAAACTACTTCTACCCGCTGGTGGTTATTAATGGGCAAGTCGTTGGTGAAGGTAATCCAAAACTAAAGCAGATTTTTCAGGCCATTGAAGCTTGTGGCTATAGCCCTGCTATGTAAGGAAACGGCTGGGACAAAAGTATATTCGTCACAGGATCATCCGAACTTGTTTATTAATCAGTTCGGATGATTTGTTTAAAATAGTGATTCCTGTCATCGCTTCGTCGCAGTCCAAAGAAGCATATTCTAAGGCGTTCGTGCTCCTGCATCTTCAAGCCTATTCAGAGAAGCAAGATGCTTCGTCGCAGTCCAAAGAAGCATATTCTAAGGCGTTCGTGCTGTTCCCGCAGGCGTCTACGTATTTTGACGACGCTTAGAACTGGCTTTCATATCTTATTTTTTGAGTATCCTGTCTTAGATTTGTTTCAGCCTCGTGGATTATCCATTATGATAACGATATAGCCAAAGAACGCCTGATTTCAGTAATCGGGCGACACGTCCGGTAAGGGGAGTATTCCCCATAAATAAGCCGAATCCTTTCTTCTTGCCAAGCGATCCGAGGGTACCGCGTGACTTAATTTCGGAGAGATCCGGTAAAGGTTCGTTATTCCACCGGCTTTGCAGTACTTTAATGATTTGATCCCCTTGGGCCTCAGCCAACTGGGCACTTGGGGCATGATCCGAACTGGCGCAATCGCCGATGACAAAGACATTATCTGCTTCTGGTATGAAATGGTGGTCACTGAGTATGATTCGTTGGGCATGGTCTTTTTCCACATCAAGGTTGCGGACAAGGTGATGGGGCTGGATACCAGCTGTCCAAACGATAGTATCAGTGTGAACGGGTTCATCTTTGTTATAAAGGATACCTGGTTCTACTTTAGTAATATTAGCCCGGTTAACTACTTGAACGCCGTGTTCTGAAAACCAGTCGTGGACGTATTCACTGACCTTTTCCGGAAAGGTTGAGAGAATTCGATCCCCTCTGTCAAATAAACGAATGGTTAAATCGGGACGACTTTCATGGAGTTCACTGGCAACTTCAATCCCGCTAAGTCCCGCTCCGACAATGGATACTGTTCCGTTTTTATGAATATTTTGCAGATTCTGAGCCGTTTCTCTTACACTGTTAATAGATTGTATACCCAAAGTATGGGTATCTGCACCAGGGATATTATGAAATTTGTCCTCACTGCCAAGACCAATGATTAATGTGTCATAACTTTCATATCGATCATTGTTAATTTCAACTTGTTGATCTTGAAGGTTAATGTCGGTAATATGACCATTGATCACTTTTAAGCGCGGATGTTCGGGAAAGGTTACACGGACATCTTGGTCACTTGTGGTTCCAGCGGCCAGTGCATAATATTCCGTTTTCATGCAGTGATACGGTTCGCGATCAATCAAGGTGATCTCAAGTTCTTCCGGTAATGTCATATCTGTTAAATGGTTTAAAATTCTCATTCCGCCGTATCCGCCGCCAAGGATTAACAGCTTTTCCATCCATAACAAGTCCTTTCTCTATTTAAATATGTCTCTGCCATTTAAAAGTATATCGAAGTGAGTCTGGGTTCACAAGACGGATTAAGTAACAAAAGCACTCTAAATTTTAAACGGTTGACGCTGGGTCATTATGACGATAGGATATAAGGGAAGATGAAGAGGTGAGCCCAATGTTACCAACACCTATTATCGAATTTTGTATGAGTAATCTTGCCAGCGGCTCGCAAAAAGCAATGGAGGTTCTAGCCAAGGACCCTAATTTGGATGTCGTCGACTACATGTGCCTTGGGCATTGCGGGCTTTGCTATGAAGGACCTTATGCGCTTGTTAACGGCGAATTCGTTAGCGGTGAATCGGCTGAAAAATTGGTAGACAATATATATCAATACCTTGAAGACAATCCAATGTTTTAATAGATCAAACACCGCCGGGCAAGCGGTGTTTTATTACTATCCAAAGAAGGAGGATAAAGTCATGTACCAATTTTCGCATACATGGCCTTACGAACGGATGGGCAATGATTATTATTTCAATGAATGCCCTTTCTGTGGTGAATCTTCTGTTTTGATAAATATTAAGCAGGAGCAAATTGAGTATGCACGGGAAGGCGTGAAAACGCATGTTGTGATGCCTTGTTGTCACGAACGCATGGATATTGAACAGATAGATGATGATTACTTTTGGGCTGATCGTCCATTGAGATAGCAAAATAAGGAGCGAACCCGAGATGGATATTCCTTTTAGTAAAATGCATGGTTTAGGAAATTGCTATATCTATATAGATACGTTAAGTCATTCGATGGATTGGCCAGACTTTCCTGAGTTGTCCCGGCGTGTTTCGGACAGTCATACGGGAATGGGTTCGGACGGGCTTATTGTGATCGGTCAACCTGAACATCCTGAGGCTGATATTCAAATGCGGATTTTCAACAAGGATGGATCTGAAGCGAAAAACTGTGGTAATGGTTTACGATGTGTTGCTAAATATGCCTATGAACGTCATTTACTTGATCAAAGAACTTTTGTTATTGAAACACTGGGTGGACTTGTAGAAGCTTCCGTACATGTTGATGACAATCGATCTGTCGGTCAGGTGACGATTAATATGGGCCATCCTCAATTAGAAAGACGCGATATCCCGATGTCCGGTGACAATGTTCCACACGTGATTGGTGAGGCTTTTGTCCTGAATCAGCAAGTATGGCCGTTAACAGCTGTGTCGATGGGAAATCCGCATGCTATTTTTTTTGTGGATGACATTCAGAAAGCCCCCGTCGAACTGATGGGGCGTTTACTCGCTGATGGTCATGAACGTTTTCCTGAAGGGGTTAACGTTGGCTTTGTTGAGAAAAATGCAAACCATGAACTGAATTATGTGGTTTGGGAACGCGGATCGGGACGGACCCAAGCTTGTGGGACAGGAGCCTGTGCAGCAACGGTGGCGGCTGTGCTGAACAAGCATGTCAGTCGGGGGCAACCAGTGACCGTCCATCTTGAAGGTGGTGACCTGTCAATAGAGTGGGCTGAAAACAAAGACGTTCTCATGACTGGTGCAGCAGAGTGGATTTGTGATGGGCGCTTCCATTATTAAGCTGTTTCCTTGTATTGATTTTGTTAAAGGTGTTATATTGTTCTTATAGACGCCTGTGATCTAAGGAGGTCAAAAATATGTTGACGATTACGGAAGCGGCGAATAGCCGAGTCAAGGAAATGATGGCCGAAGAAGAAGGCGAAGGGTTGTTTTTACGCGTTGCTGTCAAAGGTGGCGGCTGTACAGGTCTTTCATACGGAATGGGCTTTGATAGTGAACTCAATGATAGTGATACTCAATTTGAAGATAATGGGGTTAGAGTTGTTATTGATAAGGAAAGCGAACCGCTGTTACGTGATGTAACCATTGATTTTAAGCAAAATATGATGGGCGGCGGCTTTACCATCGATAACCCGAACGCCATCGCGACATGCGGCTGCGGCCAATCCTTTAAAACAGCGACGAATGCGGGTACACCTGATCCGAATTGTTAAATTGAATAGATAAGACCGAGACCTTTACAGGCAGAATAGCGTCCTGTAAAGGTCTTTTTGTTAGGGAAGGGTGCCCATTGGAAAGCAGTGTCATTTCCCAACCTTTTGCTGATGGTGCGATTTACATACTTTTAAATTCTGCGAGACACAATATTCACAAAAACATGATTGGTGTTGAAAAAGCATATACAAAACTCTATTATAGTCTTTGGATTAAAAGTGATGAAGTACGTGAAATAAATCACAATATGAACTTATAATGTATAACAAAAACGTAAAAGGTGGAAGTGATGTAAGTGAATCAACCTAGAATTGTGATTCTTGGTGCTGGATACGGTGGGATGATGACTGCTCAACAATTAACGAAGCAGTTAAGAGCAGACGCTGCACATATCACGCTTGTCAACAAACATAATTACCATTATCAGACCACATGGCTCCATGAAGCGGCAGCAGGAACCCTTCACCATGATAGAACGCGTATGCTAATTAGAAATGTTATTAATACCAACCGCATCGAGTTCGTACAAGACATCGTCAAAGAGATTCAACCTAAAGACAACAAAGTCATTCTAGAAAACGGGACATTGGATTATGATTATATTGTAATCGCCCTCGGATTTGACCCGGCTACCTTTGGTATTAAAGGGATAGAGGATTATGCCTTTAGTATCCAAAGTATCGATACAGTACGGAAAATCAGAGAGCATATAGAATATCAATTTGCAAGTTATCACTATGGTAATGAACATGATGATGCCCGTTTAAATATTATTGTCGGCGGTGGTGGATTCACAGGTGTTGAATTTGTCGGCGAGTTGGCACAACGTGTACCTGAACTCTGCCAGGAATACGATATTGACCGCGATAAAGTTCGAGTGATTAATATTGAGGGGTCAACGACGATTTTAGCGGGGTTTGAGGATGAACTTGCAAGCTACGCAAAGCAACGCCTTGAAAGCAAAGGCGTTGAATTTAAGCTAGGTTATTTAATTAAGGAAGTGAAGTCTAACGATGTCATCGTTGAGAAAAAGGACGGTGGTGAATCAGAAGAAATTCATGCGCGCACCGTTGTATGGACCGGCGGTGTCCGTGGTAATACCGTTGTTGCAGAATCAGGATTTGAAGTCGATCGGGGGAAAATTCCCGTTCGTCAAGACTTGCGCTCACAAGAATATGACAATGTTTTTGTGATTGGCGATTGTGCTCTTTTGACGAATCCAGAAAATGATCAACCCTATCCGCCAACAGCTCAAATTGCTATTCAGCAGTCATATGCACTAGCTGCAAATCTTAAAGCCGTTATTCAAGGCCAAGAAACGGAGCCTTTTGATTATCACGAAAAAGGAACCGTTGCCTCGCTAGGTGAAGGGGATGCTATTGGTAAAGTCGGAAATACTTTGCTAAAGGGATTCACGGCATCCGCTTTAAAAAAGATCATTGATGATCGCTATTTGTTGTTACTCGGCGGTCCTAGCCTCTTGCTCAAAAAAGGTAAATTTAATTTTCTTCAATAATAGATATTAATGGAGACAGTTGATCATCAGCTGTCTTCTCTTATTTTAATTAGGCTGAAAAAATAAAATTGTAAGAAAAACTAACTTAAATCAAAGAAACTTGAGATGAATTCGCTTACATGGATTCCCATTCGAATATATGTCTCTTTTCAAATAATGATAATCTTGATAAAATTGTCTGAAAACTCGGAAAGGGGTTCTGTGAGATGTCGTCTCAAGGTGACAGGAAGCGGAATTATTGTCCCTATTGTGAAGGAAAAGGTTATTTTCAATTGCTCTTAGGTGGTTCAGAAACCTGTGACAATTGTTCAGGCACGGGGAAAAGTCAATAACCAAACAAACATATCCGCTTGTAGCGGGTATGTTTTTTTAATGAAAATAAAAGATATTTGACGGTTAGACGATGATTCAAGTAAACTGTTTTTGAAATATCGGAGGTGTAAGCATGTCATCACAGTTGATTCTGCCGGCTTTTTTAGTATCGATACTCTTATTCGCTGTCTTATTTTTTGGCCTTGGCTTTATTATTAATATGTTGATCAAGACGGCGTGGCTGCCGGCCATTCTTTATCCGGTTATTATTTTGTTATATATAGACGACATTTCAACGTTGGATTATTTTACACAATTCGGATCTTCAATGCCAGCCTTAGGGGAAAAAATGGCAAGCCTAGCCCCTTCTGATATTACGGTTCTATCCGCAGGATGGATTGGAGCCATCATATCAGGTATTGTCATGAAAATGCTTCGCTCTAGAGGTTATCAAATGTTCTAAAATGTATAATGGCGCTCTCTCCTGGAGATGATGAGTCTCGAGGAGAGTGAAGCATTTGCATACAGTTAAAGTAGCGTCAAGACGTTTCTTAATGACCCTGTTTGTGGTTATCGCTTTACTAACTACATACCAAAGCATTACAGGTCTAAACGGAAAGGCTCTTATTGAATGGTACAAGGAACCTTCACCTCAACCACTTGAAACAAAACAATCAATGTTAAGGAATTATCAGAAACCATTAAAATCAAATTCGACATTTATTAACCATATGGCTGTTAAAAGCGGCAGCGGATTAATGTCGACATTAAAACTTGAACAATACGAAACCCATAAAGTATTAGCAACGGGCTATACAGCTGGTATTGAATCAACGGGTAAAACACCAAACCATCCAGCATATGGCATTACTTATAGCGGTGTTGAAGTACGCCGAGATTTATACTCGACGATTGCTGCAGATACCGATGTTTTTCCTATAGGTACGGTACTATTTATTCCTGGATATGGTTATGGTGTGGTGGCCGATACCGGATCAGCTATTCAGGGAGACCGGTTGGATTTATACTATAATTCGGTCCAAGATGTCTATGATAAATGGGGAAAAAAGCATGTCAAAGTGTACATTGTTAAAGAAGGCAACGGTCATTTAACAGAGAAGACCATGAGAACTTTGAATAATCAAGAATCATTACAAGTGTTTCGCCCTGTCTATAATAATCAATCCTAAAAGCAAGGCGCGCATCCCTTGCTTTTTAATGTTCCAGTATATCATCAGTCGGTGTAAACGCTGGAAAAACCTCAGGATGGAGGATAGCCGCAATGCGCTTTAATCCGATGAGAAGTCGTGGTGATGGCCGGCAAAAATAAGGTTCTTCTAATATGTGGACTTGGTCACGCCGGACTGCTTTTAGCTGCCTAGCAGCTTGACGTTGGAGCACAAATTCCTTTTTAACCTTGTGATGGGACACCCCCACCCAGATAAGGCAAATGTAATCGGGATCCAACGTAACAATGTTTTCCCAATCCGTTTTGTAACTCGCCGTATGTTTCTCGGCAAAGAGATTCCTACCTCCAGCTATATCTGTCATTTCTGTTAACCAATTAACACCTCCAGGAGAGAAAACAGGACGTGGCCACCACTCCCAATAGATCGTCGGTTGATCGTTAATGGTTTTTCCTAGCTTTCGATAAGTTTCGAGGATGTAGCGGTAGCGGTTGACGATCTTTTTAGCATGCGCTTCAATCTGTACAGCCTGCCCCAATTTGAGTAAATCATCAGCGATATCATCCAAACTTTGAGGATCTAAGATGATATAAGGTAACCCTCGTTCCTCCAATCGTTCGATATTTTTTTCCATTCCGGGGACACTTAATGAAGCTAGGATTAGGTCAGGCTTTAACGATTCGACTTGATCGATATCAATGTCAAGATCTGGGCCAAGTTTAGGCAAGTGTTGAATACTAGCCGGCCAATCTGAATAGTTGTCGATGCCCACAATTTGTTCAGTTAAACCAAGATAAACGAGCAATTCCGTGTTGCTCGGGCAAATCGATACAATCCGCATAGAAGTCCTCCCTTTACGATAGTATTATTTGGAGACTATCATTAAAATTCTGTATAATAAGAATTATAACAGAAAGGGAGGCCAATTAATGGTGAACATCAATCAAAATTTAGAAAAACATGAGGCATTGATTTTACCGATCGCAGATAAAACATCGCGTTCAAGCTTTTTTCAGTCAATGAATGATGCACTAAATGGACAATTGACGGCGATCATTGAAGACCAATCAACGCTTACAAATGAAAAAGAAATCAAAGTGTTACATACTTTTGGACAAGCTAGGGCTAAATATGTGGTGACTTTAGGTGTTGGGCGGCCTAAGAACTCAATCATAAATCTTTAAAGGAAGCAGTTGGACAAGCAGTTAAAGCGGTTTTGAAAGAAGATGTAGGCGATATTGCTATGGATGTCGACGGATTAGTCAGCGAGACCTTGCCTCTTGAGACGGTGATTTCTAACGCCACTGAAGCTGTCCATTTGGCGGCATATCAGTTTAATGATTTTAAAAGTAGTCATGATCATAAGCGATCTCAATTAGACGCATTGACGCTTTATACAACAGCTGACAACGATGGTGTATTATCGGATGCAGCTGCGACCGGCAAGGCACTAGCTTTAGGGACGAATACAGCCCGTACCTTAGTCAATAATCCAGCTAACCATATGACGCCATCCATATTGGCGGATCATGCCAGAGACATTGCCGAACGTCATGGAATGTCATTTGAAGTTCTTGATAAGGAAGATATGGAGCGCCTTGGTATGGGAGCTTTGCTAGCGGTCAATCAAGGTTCAGATGAACCCCCTAAATTGATGGTCTTAAAGTATCAAGGTAAGTCCGATTGGTCCGATGTACTCACATTTGTGGGTAAAGGGATCACGTTTGATGCAGGCGGCTACTCCCTTAAAACACCAAAGGGCATGGTCACCATGAAATCAGATATGGGTGGCAGTGCAGCTGCTCTAGGTGCAATGGATACGATCGGTTATTTACAACCGGAGGCTAATGTTATGGTGGTTGTCCCATCAACTGAGAACTTAGTGAATGGTTCGGCAGTGAAACCCGGAGATGTGATAACAGCCTATAACGGTCAAACGGTTGAAGTGGTCAATACAGATGCTGAAGGGCGCCTGGTTTTAGCGGATGCTTTGGCCTACAGTCGGGAACTTGGGGCAGACTATCTTGTTGACATTGCAACACTAACAGGAGCTGTTGTTGCTGCTTTAGGCCATTATACGACAGGTGTCGTTGCTAATGATGATGACTTTTACAAACAGGTTCAAACCGCATCAGATCTTGCTGGGGAATGGATTTGGCGCTTTCCTCACCACAAGCCGTATCAAGATATGATTCGACATGGCAGTCATGTTGCAGATCTCGTTAATGCTCCTGGTGGTGGTGCCGGTTCGATAACGGCTGGTATGTTTTTACAACAATTTGTGGCTGATACGCCATGGGTACACTTAGATATTGCAGGAACGGCCTTTTCGGATCAAGCAAATGATCTAGGACCAAAAGGAGCAACTGGTGTAATGACGCGAACATTAGCCTTACTTACTCAATAGAACGTCATAACAAAGCTTGGTTACATCTTTAACCAAGCTTTGTTATCGATTGGACGCGTGAAATTCACCTAAAAACTGCGTCCGGCGGGGCGCTGACGGTTGTAGATGCTATAAAATACACGTTCACCAAGGAGTGCGGCTATGAATATAAAAATAATATCTTTGATAAAGAAAGGCACCATC from Tuberibacillus sp. Marseille-P3662 includes the following:
- a CDS encoding NAD(P)/FAD-dependent oxidoreductase, translating into MNQPRIVILGAGYGGMMTAQQLTKQLRADAAHITLVNKHNYHYQTTWLHEAAAGTLHHDRTRMLIRNVINTNRIEFVQDIVKEIQPKDNKVILENGTLDYDYIVIALGFDPATFGIKGIEDYAFSIQSIDTVRKIREHIEYQFASYHYGNEHDDARLNIIVGGGGFTGVEFVGELAQRVPELCQEYDIDRDKVRVINIEGSTTILAGFEDELASYAKQRLESKGVEFKLGYLIKEVKSNDVIVEKKDGGESEEIHARTVVWTGGVRGNTVVAESGFEVDRGKIPVRQDLRSQEYDNVFVIGDCALLTNPENDQPYPPTAQIAIQQSYALAANLKAVIQGQETEPFDYHEKGTVASLGEGDAIGKVGNTLLKGFTASALKKIIDDRYLLLLGGPSLLLKKGKFNFLQ
- a CDS encoding YuiA family protein, with product MSSQGDRKRNYCPYCEGKGYFQLLLGGSETCDNCSGTGKSQ
- a CDS encoding YuiB family protein → MSSQLILPAFLVSILLFAVLFFGLGFIINMLIKTAWLPAILYPVIILLYIDDISTLDYFTQFGSSMPALGEKMASLAPSDITVLSAGWIGAIISGIVMKMLRSRGYQMF
- a CDS encoding 3D domain-containing protein — translated: MHTVKVASRRFLMTLFVVIALLTTYQSITGLNGKALIEWYKEPSPQPLETKQSMLRNYQKPLKSNSTFINHMAVKSGSGLMSTLKLEQYETHKVLATGYTAGIESTGKTPNHPAYGITYSGVEVRRDLYSTIAADTDVFPIGTVLFIPGYGYGVVADTGSAIQGDRLDLYYNSVQDVYDKWGKKHVKVYIVKEGNGHLTEKTMRTLNNQESLQVFRPVYNNQS
- a CDS encoding ABC transporter substrate-binding protein, yielding MRIVSICPSNTELLVYLGLTEQIVGIDNYSDWPASIQHLPKLGPDLDIDIDQVESLKPDLILASLSVPGMEKNIERLEERGLPYIILDPQSLDDIADDLLKLGQAVQIEAHAKKIVNRYRYILETYRKLGKTINDQPTIYWEWWPRPVFSPGGVNWLTEMTDIAGGRNLFAEKHTASYKTDWENIVTLDPDYICLIWVGVSHHKVKKEFVLQRQAARQLKAVRRDQVHILEEPYFCRPSPRLLIGLKRIAAILHPEVFPAFTPTDDILEH